Below is a genomic region from Rosa chinensis cultivar Old Blush chromosome 5, RchiOBHm-V2, whole genome shotgun sequence.
TCAACTATCCTCTATTGCAGTGGCGGAGCCATAAATTAATCTAAAATGAGGCACTCGAAAgtttacaaaaagaaaatttaaaacttaatatatatcaaaattttaacaaaaataaaaaattagaacaAAGCTACAGAAAGATTGatttaaattacatattttattaatcaaacttatagtttttagattttaaataatttttcataatgaaaatataatttatctttAAACTTTAAAACTATACGAAAGAATAGTGTTAATGTTTTTTTGTTAAGAAGAAAAAGTAGTATTAATGTTAAGaaaaaattaatccaaaaaaaaagaggaaagaatTAGAACTCTGTTGCTACCAACACTTGAAACTTGGACCAGCCTCTTAATGTAAGAGGCCTCTACCCACTGCAACAACACAGCTTCCAGTCATTGTGAAACCAAAAACATTTTAAACTAAAATCTTAGTGGGGCACAGGATCCACCGTGACGCTAATGTGGCTTCACCCCTGCTCTATTGTTATACAATATTCATCGGTTTATGAGTCAATTTGTAGTACGCACAATTATGTAGAGGTCCACAAAAGTGTTATGAATCCATCACTCTGCTAGTCATACGCCTAACTCAATTACATCAAAACTATAACAAATGAACAACAACATGACACCAAATTCAAAACGCGTTAACATAACATTCTACAAGTAGATTATCCTCCACCACAACACCGAAACAAATACATTACTTTCGATTTGATTTAAGAGGCACAACAGATGCCATATACCTGAAGAAAAAGTAAAATGCTTACTTTGTGTATATTACGTCTTTTGACACATCCCAAAGTTCCAAAACAAACTAATGTTCAACGGCAACAAATCAAACCGATCGAAGCATCACAAATTTTTTCACAATTGATCCCACTGTCAAATATGCATAGATAAGTTAGGATCAATACACACATACCCAgaattaattatatattgtaTTTCATGCCGAAATAACAACCAAGTCGTTGTAGTATAGTGGTAAGTATTCCCGCCTGTCACGCGGGTGACCCGGGTtcgatccccggcaacggcgattttttttttttccaaatttatttttcattatttcaaaaaaattaaaacgcAAATAAAAGTCCCCCGCCCTCATTTTCAATCTCCATTGCTTTTCCCTCTTCATTTCGGTGTTaacctcttctccttcttcccaAACGGCACCGTTTTGGCCACATTCACTCCACTCCtgctagggtttagggttttacaAAGCCCTCCTACACTGTTTCGTTTACCAGATTTGGCCATGGAAACCGACGAAGAAGAACAACGCGTCACTCCATTCCAGCTCCAGTTTGACAAGCCAGTCGCTTCGCAGGTACGCTTCTACACTCACAGCCTCCAAATCCCCAATTGTTTTGATCGGAATAGTAATTTTCTGTTTTCAATTGCCAGATTAAGATCGCGGAGTGGAATCCCGAGAAGGATTTACTCGCCATGGTAACTGAAGACTCCAAGATTTTACTGCACCGCTTCAATTGGCAGAGGCTCTGGACAATCTCCCCAGGTATCTCTCTGATTTTGTGTTCTTCTGGCCTTGTATGGTTTGGTTGTGAATTTGTGagcttagttttttttttttttttgggttcacATTTTGTGTAGGGAAGAGCATAACGTCTTTGTGTTGGAGACCTGATGGTAAAGCCATCGCCGTCGGGCTCGAAGATGGAACAGTCTCATTGCATGATGTTGAAGTGAGTAGCGTTAATTTTCGAGTGAAACATTGTGATATGAATTACATGAATTCACCGATTATAGTGTGTAGGATTTGCATCACGTATGCTACAAGCTTCTAGAGAGTACATATGATATAGTGTATGAGCAGctagataaattttttttttccctcttcatTATGCTTTTCTAATCTGTTTGTTTTCGGTGATTTTGAATGCAAGGCAGAATGGAAAGTTGTTGAGGAGCTTGAAATCGCATACTGTGGCTGTTGTTTCTCTTAATTGGGAGGAGGATGGACAGATGACTAGAGTATGTGCCAAATTGATTCTGATGGGTAAAATCATGAAATCACTTTACTTTATTTATGATCTCATTTTGATCTATTTCTTAAAAATTGATGTCAGGATGAGTATGGCAGCCACTCGGTATATGAAGACCGTACTTCTCGTTTCTTTCCACCACCTCCAAGAGTTCCACGAATGCCTGGACTAGTATCTGGAGAGACCGGTTTCATGGATGATAGTGAAGATTCATTTCGAGAGCTGTCAAATTCTTCACAGCAACGTTTTAATATCCTCTGCAGTGGAGATAAAGATGGATTCATTTGCTTTAGTATATTTGGGATCTTTCCGATAGGGAAAATTGTAAGTAGTAACTTCTGCTCCATTCTGAGAAAGTTATAGGTTTTTGTGTTTAGTTTTGTGAAGCTACATATTCCAGTTTATGTCTGATGTGTCTCGTAACTACCTGTGTCATCTTTTCCCCGTGCCAGAACATACACAACTTTGGTGCTGCTAGTCCACTTAAGGATACTGAAGCTGAGTGTAGACTTCTGAATGCTTCTGTTTACAAGGTACATTCACTGTGTTCATAATGATCTTGAAAGGTCCTGCTGTTGGAATTTTCCTTTTTCCTAAAGCTAGCATAAAtttgcttttttctttattctttcttAAAGTGCTTCTTCTTTAAAGCAATTTACAGGTTAACAGCGAACTAATTTACCAGGCCAAACTGATGTTATCACATGTTGTTGTCATTAGGTTGCTTTGTCAAAAGATCTTTGTCATTTGATAGTCATGTGTTCAGGAGAATTAATTGAAGATAGGGAAGAATCAGAAAACAGGCAGATGACTGAACCTGGTATGCATGGCTTACATTGCATAGTGCTTGATACATCTATATTTTGGAAGAGGTAACTTTTCTGTGGCAACCAGGATATTACAGACTGTTCAAAACATATAATAAGTTGTGCTGTGATatgattatattatattatactATATTTAATTCCTCTattattttgtttctcttgttCTTGTTCAGTGTTTCAGTGCATGCCAATTGCTGCTTATTCTAAGTTTTAGGATCTGAGATTGATTTAAATGTAATTCATGTGTCAAGCTATGTATTGTAGAATGTTTAAAGTTTCACCTATTGATTTTCCACTTGAGATCAAATATCTGGCTTACCATTTTATTTATCATTGTAGAAAAAGTGAGCTTCATCAAGTGGCGCAACAAGCTTCTAACATTGAGGAATTGGCAGAGGTTATTCGGTCATCAATTTCAGTTATGCACAAGGAGTGGTCTGATGCTATGCGCACTTTTCATGACAAGTTTGATTCTCTGTCCAATCTGATCATAGACCATGGTAACTTCTGAATATCACCTAGTCCCTTTTTCTTGATATTGTTCTTGGTCATTTAGTTCGCCCATTCATACTGTCCCTACCATTTCTTTAAAGGACTCCAGTCCTCTCCCCAAGAGGAGTTTTTGAGTCTTTTAGGCGGTGCAAGGACTAGTCCAGCAGTTCATCAGTTTCTAGTTAACTCTCTCGGTGAAGTGGTATGCTTAGTCTCATGTAACATCTTCTTTTGAGATCTTGATTTTATGCATTCCGCTTAGCAAACTGTATGCAATCATATAATTTATTCAAAAATTGTATTTCTACTTAGGGCGTGAAGCGCGTGTCAAAGGCTGTTTGTGGTGCTGGGAAAGAACTGCAGCTTATAATCCTAAATCATCTCCAGGTGCTTTATTATTAGTTCTTGCTGTTGATGCAAATTTTCATGTTAGAAGCAGTTGATCTTTGCCGTACTCCTTGATGGGGTCAGCTAATATAATCAGTTAGAGCATAAAATAGTTCCATTGTCACAATCTATGTCTAAGAAAAATGCTCTCATATATTCATGCGGAATTGGCAGAGGAAACATAGATTACCAGTTTAGGGTTCACATTTTCATTGTAAACATCATGAGTCCCCAATCTCGTATATGTTTCTGTTTATCCCTTGAGCTTTGTTTAATGATACAAGTCGAGTTATTGCTTGATATAATTGATCCTATTGCTCAATACTCCTCCTATCAGAGGGCTTGAGTTGTAACCAAAGCTAACTACCTACCCTTTCCAGCCTGCTGCAGAAATTATCGCATTCAGGATGGGAGAACTAAGAGGCCTTTCAAGATGGAGAGCACGCTATCAGGGCATCGGTTTGGATGAGACGCTTATCAATAATGCAACAGAAAAAGCTGGAATGATACTTGTACAAGTTGAACGGTTTATCAGGGTGCTTTCATCTGTGGTGCAGCAGGTTTGCTTTGATCTTGAATCATTGTTGCTCTTGTATCTTACTATTGAACAGTATTCCCGTCTATTCTTCCTTTCACTTCCCCAAACTATATCTTACTAACGAGGCTGTAGTTAGAAATGTTAAGTAGTTATGTACTTTAACTTAGATCCACTATTAATTTAGAGAAACTGTAGTTACCTGGAGAAGTATTATAATTCAGGCAATTTGAAAATTGGTTACTGTACAAAATGAAATAGAACAATTTCTTTCATGATTCCTGCAAATTTCCCATTAATATCTGATGTTGTCTTTTCGTTCAGTTTTCGAACTTCTTCAATTGGCTCTTGAAGTGTATAAAGTTACTCAATTCAGAACCCAGTGATCATCATCTTCTACTGTACAATAGGTCTGTGCCTAGTATTCATGTGTTTAATCTGGTTATCAGCATCTATTCGCTTACTCACACATATCAGTTTGGCAGTGAACTTGTTGTTATATTCTTGAAGTTTCTATATGACCAAGATCCTGTTAAGCAGTTGCTGGAGGCGTCGGAAGCTGATGAGAGTATCGAAGTTGGATTGTAAGTGATTTATATATCACTCAGAGGCAATCTGTTTTGGAGTACAACCATTTTCTTAATTAGTATCATCTATCATATAATATATTTAGCATGTTGATAATTATTGCTTATCCAACATTTGTCTTTAACACTCTTGGAGTGTCAGTCTGTTTTGTTGTTCACAAATCTATGTGTCTGCATTTATGTACATTTGACTGATTTGAGGACAATGGACATTCAGTGTGCATTTATGTCTGTAATTATACAAGTATTTGGAATATGGATTCTCATTGTATTTCTCAAGACTGAAATCTGCTTTCCATTATTTCAGGGAAACAGTGCAGAGAGTTAGAGAATTAGTTCAGTTTGGGGGATTTTCAGATTGTGAGCACCTGCAGAGGACGTTAGCCAAGGAATTTCAGCAGATGGAGTCTAGGTATGCAGAGGTTTAGAGAATTGATTACTGTAGCTTTGGTGACTACGTGACTATTATCTCCCTCTCTATGAATGTTGGATTGTGTTAGTCATGTAGTCAATATATTGAACATCACAATTTACTGAGGTTGGCAAATGGAGGAAGCTTTTCTGACATAAATTGACATGCTTTGGTTCCTGAAAGTGTCGATGTTGACTATTTGAATCTACCATGGGTTCTCTGACCAAAGAGTTAATGCTTTAACGTGTTTAAATTGTCATTCTAGTTTAGACTTTTTACAACTGCAGTAAATTTCACTTCATTACTTTAATCACTATCAAAGCACAGCATACACAGCATATATAGAATAAGTCTTCTCTGAAAGTAATACTTTCTATTTCAACTTATAAACCCCCCTTGGTGTTTTAGTTTTAAGGAGGCTTTTCAGATGCCCTTTACTACAATTTCAAGAAAGATAGTCTGTGAAGATTCATTGCCACTTTGCCCACTGCCACCTTCGTCAGCATCTTTGTCTACCAGTATTCCTATGTCAGTATCATATTATGAGGTACTTATTATTTTAGTAATTAATGACCTTAAATTGCATGGCCATTCGGTATTATTCAATAAAATCCAATACTTGGATTGCTAATCAGTAACATTGTTGCTTTTCCTTCCTGTATAGGATGCCTCCCATTCCGTCCCTCATCAGACTCGTCAACATATGTTTCTTGACTACATATCTTTCCATATACCAGATGAGTCCTTCTCTGGTATGGAAAATTGTATAGGCATAGTGAGGGGGATTATGCATGACTCAAGCATTGTAAAGAGGGGTTATACTTCAGTAGAAGCTGTACTGTTGTGCATCCCTGTTGGTTATTACTGTGTGGATCTTTCTTTATATAAGGTAGAGAAACTGTACTTTGTTACTTACAAACAGCAGTGattctttttttattgtatttgtttttggatttcctTTAAAGCTACTTTATTCTTGCAGGAAAGTCAGattgttttattattaaatgaaaCAACTACCACTTCTGAAAGCTCTGGTGATGCCTGTATGATGATTGTGCAAGCAAATGACCTTCCATTTGTATCTATCACAAGATCCACTAGTCTAAACTATTGGAACTTGCATCAACTGAAGGTAATTCTTATCCTTGCTCACTCATCCATTCATATGGGTTAGATTACTTGAAAAAGAGATCACATAACTCTTATCTTTCTCCATCACAGTGTCAATTGCATTCTGTACTCTATTTTAGTATTAGTCAAGTTGTTATCCTTAACTTCTCTATCCTAAGTTGTAACCATTctgtttttctcttttggtcATCGATTGACCACTCTTTCTACAAAAGCATGCTGTCAAAGTTGGGGCATGTGGGTTATTTTTTGAGAACTCAAACTCATCCCCTGTTGAAAtagttttccttttcatttggATGGGTGCTTGTATGCTGTTCGTGCAGCAGTTCTATTGTTAGTTTTAGTGTCATGTcaagcatttttctttttcttttcttccctcCATTTTTTCAATTATTGTTTTGTCCTAAGCTGTGCGagagatttgttttttttttttttttataaataaaataaagaccCAATCACATTCTTTCCTTGATTATTCTGATGCAATCTCTGTTCCCTGTTGCTCTATGGTAATGCTACTATTCTCTATTTGTACATTTAGGACTCTGTTGTTCACTTGCAAATGGAGAACGAGAAGGTTCGCAGTATACCCCATTCTGTTATTGCTCCTCTAGCAGTTAGCTGTAAGTCGCTCTAATTGTTTCTTAGTCAATCATGTTTTTGAATCCAAACAATGGACAAATTCTATCATGTGGGTCTGAAGCTAGGAATGTGATTTGAATTTCACATAAATTGTGaatctttagttttatttagtATTTAGGAATGCTCGAGAAAAAAGGTATTATCTCAAATGCGCTTTAAATCACTGACtcagttttatttattattgtccTGATAAAAATGATCAAAACTCTTTCTATGTTGCGTTTTAGCATTTAATGCAAAATGTTTAAATCAAAAACCCAACATTTAAATTTCAGCATATCAAAATAAAACCTTAATCTTTGCTAGAAGTGATGAAAATGAATACAGCAATCGTGGTTTATTTTGACCAACTAGTTTGTCTCCAACTTTTCGTGGTGCCGTATTGTGGTGTATATTCCCCATAAAAACTACAACGTGCAGCATTTCTTATATTTATATTGAATTTTTTGTGACAGCATCAAGAGGTGTGGCCTGTGTTTTTGCTGCAAGAAAGCGTGCCTTGGTCTACATTCtggaggaagatgaagatgaagtttCTGATTCAGAGTGACCCTCACTCTTTTTATGTATCAGATTGGTTTTCATGGGTTTTCAATCAACCAGGGGTATAAATTTTGTATATATGGAGGTTCAAGATAGGACAAGCTCACAAAATGAGGCATGAGTTCATACTTTGGACAAACCCATAACATTGTCTGCCAGTCGAAATGAAATCGAGAATTTATTCAGCTTAAAACGGTGATCAACTTATTAGAGATTAATGGCATACGTCGATCAAAAACATATCAGCCATTGACTACTTAATCCAGTAATCCTATCACCTGAGCCCCTGACGACAGAAACAAACTATAGGGTGCGTACAAAAACAAATTCATTTCTTACATAACTAGATATTGACCAAATTACATTTATTAGATTACAATACAAATAAAATTAAGAATAAAAATTcttcagtgacattaatcatgtcaagttcaaaatacaattcgtgaacaaaaaaaaaagaaaaaattcacagAACAATGAGTAATAAAAGAACAACGTACTACCAACAAGTGTACTCACTTGTACCCTTACGCCTTCCGTGAAATGTAAATAAGAAACACCTTTGCCAACTTTAGCTACAAGAAAGCTTCCGCTGAAACATTGCTAGTCAGTTGAAAGAGCTCAACACTGTTGATTTCACAAGTTGCAGTGAAATGGTGCCTATGTCACAAGAAAACTAGCATGCTTCGAAGTAAAGCACAACCGTTAAAAGCAGCGGGTGTCAACTGAGAAGATCAGCTTACTGTTCATGAACTGTACAGTCAGAGGTCCGAAGATGTCAGACTTATATTCCAAGGAACAACTGTACCCAGACTCAAGGTTTTACTCCTAGATTTATCCACGGAACCACTCAATTCTTGCTGAAGTTAGAAACTGCAACATGATACAAATTCAGGTTGGGGAACTGATTCCCTCATGACACCAAACTGTATCAGCGAATCTCCTTTCTTCATTCAAGTCATAAATTATGATTCATCCAACTCAACCAGTTGTGCCCGTCTCTCAGCAGCCTTCTTTCTAATGAATATGCCCCATCTAAGGGCTGCCTTAAGTTTGAGCCAACCAACAACAGCCTTACCAGATGAACGGCTGCGATCATCGTCGAAATTGTAGTTTATAGATGGACTGGGCATATATGCTGAGGCGTAAGAATAGTCTTCGGTAGCATTTATGGAAGGATGGACACCCTGACCGTGAACTTGACCATGACCACCCATGCTAAACATACGAAGTAGATGCTGCATATCTTCATGTTCAAGTATCTCATGGCTCCTCGTACGAATTTCTTCCTCTGGGAAAAAGTCAAGTCCCCTAAAAGAAGCAAGATTGGATGTATCCACATTCTGGAATCCTGATGTGGATGATTGTGGCGGACCAAGGGCACGCATATTTTCACTTCTTTGGATTTCATGTGGGTGCGAAGTGCTGGGCAACTGACTCTGTAGAGGGAATGAAGAGCCATCAAACTGAACGGGAGGATTGAGATTTACGTTCTGTGGAGGTATTGAAAATCGGGTTGCCATGCCATCATTATAACCTATAATGAAAGAGAAAGCACACACACACAAGTCAGCAACCACATAGTTTAGGGGAAACAGACAAAACCTCAATTTTTTCTACTGCATCTTATAAATTTGAAAACAGACTATTATGAAACATACCAACAAAATTTAAATTGTTATTGTACCAACCCTCAGGCTTTGTGATCCCACCGGTAAGGGAGGATGGATGACTCTTTAGATATAACTTTCGATAAAGTCATTGGATACAACATTTtggccaaagaaaatatacctcCCGCAATAAATCCAGGATCCATAATATTCTGCTCTGAAGGAACTGGCAGGCTAGGTAGTGTGAACTGCTGGTTAAATGAGTTTGTATACTCCTGCGAAACCATGGGAACCTCAAGTTGAGAGGTAACTGGACCCTTCTGCTGCTTGAAGTTTAGAAGAGACTTTCCATCATACTCCATAACATGCATCCAGTTTTCATACGCCTTCTTCACCAAACCGTCAACATAGACCTGCAAGAAACAAAACCATTCACTGTTCTCTCAGATTTCATCTCTGACAGTTTACAAACGAAT
It encodes:
- the LOC112164922 gene encoding anaphase-promoting complex subunit 4, which codes for METDEEEQRVTPFQLQFDKPVASQIKIAEWNPEKDLLAMVTEDSKILLHRFNWQRLWTISPGKSITSLCWRPDGKAIAVGLEDGTVSLHDVENGKLLRSLKSHTVAVVSLNWEEDGQMTRDEYGSHSVYEDRTSRFFPPPPRVPRMPGLVSGETGFMDDSEDSFRELSNSSQQRFNILCSGDKDGFICFSIFGIFPIGKINIHNFGAASPLKDTEAECRLLNASVYKVALSKDLCHLIVMCSGELIEDREESENRQMTEPGMHGLHCIVLDTSIFWKRKSELHQVAQQASNIEELAEVIRSSISVMHKEWSDAMRTFHDKFDSLSNLIIDHGLQSSPQEEFLSLLGGARTSPAVHQFLVNSLGEVGVKRVSKAVCGAGKELQLIILNHLQPAAEIIAFRMGELRGLSRWRARYQGIGLDETLINNATEKAGMILVQVERFIRVLSSVVQQFSNFFNWLLKCIKLLNSEPSDHHLLLYNSELVVIFLKFLYDQDPVKQLLEASEADESIEVGLETVQRVRELVQFGGFSDCEHLQRTLAKEFQQMESSFKEAFQMPFTTISRKIVCEDSLPLCPLPPSSASLSTSIPMSVSYYEDASHSVPHQTRQHMFLDYISFHIPDESFSGMENCIGIVRGIMHDSSIVKRGYTSVEAVLLCIPVGYYCVDLSLYKESQIVLLLNETTTTSESSGDACMMIVQANDLPFVSITRSTSLNYWNLHQLKDSVVHLQMENEKVRSIPHSVIAPLAVSSSRGVACVFAARKRALVYILEEDEDEVSDSE